The following proteins are encoded in a genomic region of Cyclonatronum proteinivorum:
- a CDS encoding thioredoxin family protein, whose amino-acid sequence MKELQTAPQEITGEMSYQMYREMTDALLAAGKTTGNNHSEMMISYTKMNVTRMKRIDKHTPLLDELAGFVAAMERPQKWVVITEPWCGDAAQIVPVFNKIAEASNGNIEMVLVLRDHHEALMNQYLTNGGKSIPKLIAYDAASGEELFNWGPRPVPAQKLFLELKNAEAPFQELSEKLHKWYADDKTITTQSELLSYLMNFTSEP is encoded by the coding sequence ATGAAAGAACTTCAGACTGCCCCGCAGGAAATTACCGGTGAAATGAGCTATCAGATGTATAGGGAAATGACAGACGCACTTCTTGCTGCCGGCAAAACAACGGGTAATAACCATTCAGAAATGATGATCAGCTACACCAAAATGAATGTAACCCGCATGAAGCGCATTGACAAACATACGCCGCTTCTTGATGAGCTTGCCGGATTTGTGGCAGCCATGGAACGTCCCCAAAAATGGGTTGTCATTACCGAACCCTGGTGCGGAGACGCCGCGCAGATTGTTCCGGTATTCAACAAAATTGCCGAAGCTTCGAATGGTAACATCGAAATGGTTCTGGTGCTGCGCGATCATCATGAAGCGCTCATGAATCAATATCTCACAAACGGTGGTAAGTCCATTCCCAAGCTCATCGCGTACGATGCCGCTTCAGGAGAAGAACTCTTTAACTGGGGTCCGCGACCTGTACCCGCTCAAAAACTGTTTCTGGAGCTTAAAAATGCGGAAGCCCCTTTTCAGGAGCTTTCCGAAAAACTTCACAAATGGTATGCCGACGACAAAACCATTACCACGCAGTCTGAGCTTCTCAGCTACCTTATGAATTTTACTTCAGAACCGTAA
- a CDS encoding 3-methyladenine DNA glycosylase, with the protein MIIQLKNLSRKKWLAQAASHREAVEQLTGGYLQAKSRQAQNPVMDFMFTYYKFRPSKLMQWTPGFGVMLEGATEADGFDDRFFSVTDEGAFLDLNRFPAKKQRGLRWITELLRATASRPPNFGCCGMHEWAMVYEAEDVRHGDFPLRLSPGEIRVLVDNSPVNCSHFDAFRFFTPSARPKNSVQLTRDNMHDYEQPGCLHTNMDLYKWCYKLTPWVPSSLTLQAFRLACEARTLDMQAGPYDLRAIGYSPVCIETEAGRRIYKKRQAELYSKSQPLRDALISVLTQLHDELYHAQHAPEAVL; encoded by the coding sequence ATGATCATACAGCTAAAAAATCTGTCACGTAAGAAGTGGCTGGCACAGGCCGCTTCACACCGGGAAGCTGTAGAACAGCTGACGGGCGGATACCTGCAGGCGAAGTCGCGGCAGGCGCAGAATCCGGTGATGGATTTTATGTTCACCTATTACAAGTTCAGGCCTTCCAAACTCATGCAGTGGACACCCGGATTTGGAGTTATGCTTGAGGGAGCGACTGAAGCTGATGGTTTTGATGACCGCTTTTTTTCGGTTACGGATGAAGGAGCCTTCCTGGATTTAAACCGCTTTCCTGCAAAAAAACAGCGCGGACTTCGCTGGATCACCGAACTTCTGCGGGCAACCGCTTCGAGGCCCCCGAACTTCGGGTGCTGCGGTATGCACGAGTGGGCGATGGTCTATGAGGCAGAAGATGTCCGGCACGGCGATTTCCCGCTCAGGTTGAGCCCCGGCGAAATCCGGGTGCTGGTTGACAACAGCCCCGTAAACTGTTCTCATTTTGACGCATTCCGCTTTTTCACGCCCTCAGCGCGTCCCAAAAACAGCGTACAGCTTACCCGCGACAACATGCATGATTACGAGCAACCCGGTTGTCTGCACACCAACATGGATTTGTATAAATGGTGCTATAAACTAACGCCCTGGGTGCCGTCATCGCTCACCCTGCAGGCCTTCCGACTGGCCTGCGAAGCCCGTACTTTAGACATGCAGGCGGGTCCCTACGATCTGCGCGCCATCGGCTACAGTCCGGTCTGTATTGAAACCGAAGCCGGTCGCCGTATCTACAAGAAGCGGCAGGCCGAACTTTACAGCAAATCCCAACCGCTGCGCGACGCCTTGATTTCCGTTCTCACGCAGCTGCATGATGAACTTTACCATGCACAGCATGCGCCTGAAGCCGTGCTGTAA
- a CDS encoding substrate-binding periplasmic protein, translating to MKLKEILLATLFLVVLFTACSEAPRFEGDSFEQVKQRGYGTLTVVYVPAEGFAYIDERGNLTGVTIDIMEEFREFLDVSMGLDITYNFVPVDSFQEFYGDVVQSKGGVFGLGNVTITEARKSELRFSPPYLTNIAVLITNDAIDELGEMSELSQHFAGMNGLAFEGTLHQERIERLISNYIPEASMEFARSNAEILEQLSEREDLFAYIDIYNFWRAAERGKPLRQHTAGDLASERFGIIMPLNSDWQPVISDFFERGVGFRTSNVYRGILERHLGEELTERLESAREAVLGD from the coding sequence ATGAAGTTAAAAGAGATACTATTAGCTACCCTTTTTCTGGTTGTACTTTTTACCGCCTGTTCAGAAGCGCCTCGTTTTGAAGGTGATTCCTTTGAACAGGTCAAACAGCGCGGCTATGGAACGCTGACGGTTGTTTACGTGCCCGCAGAGGGCTTTGCTTATATTGATGAGCGCGGCAACCTTACGGGTGTCACCATTGACATTATGGAAGAGTTCCGTGAGTTTCTGGATGTTTCCATGGGTCTGGACATCACCTACAACTTTGTGCCTGTTGACAGCTTTCAGGAGTTTTACGGGGATGTTGTGCAGTCAAAAGGCGGCGTTTTCGGTCTTGGCAACGTGACCATTACGGAAGCCCGGAAATCCGAACTCCGTTTCAGCCCGCCCTATCTCACCAACATTGCTGTCCTGATCACCAATGATGCGATTGATGAACTGGGCGAAATGTCTGAATTATCGCAGCACTTTGCGGGCATGAACGGACTTGCCTTTGAAGGCACCCTTCATCAGGAGCGGATCGAACGGCTGATCAGCAACTACATCCCGGAAGCTTCCATGGAGTTCGCCCGCTCGAATGCCGAAATTCTTGAGCAGCTCAGCGAGCGGGAAGATCTGTTTGCCTACATCGATATTTACAACTTCTGGCGTGCCGCAGAGCGGGGCAAGCCGCTGCGTCAGCACACAGCCGGTGATTTGGCGAGCGAGCGTTTCGGCATCATCATGCCGCTTAACAGCGACTGGCAGCCGGTGATAAGTGACTTTTTCGAGCGCGGCGTAGGCTTCCGCACGTCAAACGTATACCGCGGTATTCTGGAGCGGCATTTAGGAGAAGAGCTCACCGAAAGACTGGAATCCGCCCGTGAAGCTGTTCTGGGAGATTGA